The sequence GCGAAGCGAGGAGGATTTCGTGGATCTCGCACTGGCGCCCGAGACGCTGGCCCGTTGGCAGTTCGGCATCACGACCGTCTACCACTTCCTTTTCATACCCCTGACCATCTCGCTCGCCGCGCTCACCGCCGGCCTGGAGACGGCCTGGGTCCGTACCGGCAAGGAGAAGTACCTCAGCGCGACGAAGTTCTGGGGGAAGCTCTTCCTGATCAACATCGCGATGGGGGTCGTCACCGGGATCGTGCAGGAGTTCCAGTTCGGCATGAACTGGTCCGACTACTCGCGGTTCGTCGGGGACGTCTTCGGGGCGCCGCTCGCCTTCGAGGCGCTCATCGCCTTCTTCTTCGAGTCGACCTTCATCGGCCTGTGGATCTTCGGCTGGGACAAGCTGCCGAAGAAGCTGCATCTCGCGACGATCTGGATGGTGTCGATCGGCACGATCCTGTCCGCTTACTTCATCCTCGCGGCGAACTCGTGGATGCAGCACCCGGTCGGCTACCGCGTGAACAAGGGCAGCGGACGGGCCGAACTCACCGACTTCTGGGCCGTGCTGACCCAGGAGATGACCCTCACCCAGATGTTCCACACGCTTGCCGCCTCCTTCCTCACCGGAGGCGCCTTCATCGTGGGCATCGCGGCGTGGCACCTGGGCCGTAAGCGCCGGGCGAAGCACGACAAGCGGCACATCGCCACGATGAAGACCTCGCTGCGGCTCGGTCTCGTCACGCTCGTCGTCGCCGGTCTGCTCACCGCGATCAGCGGGGACTCGCTCGGCAAGGTCATGTTCAAGCAGCAGCCCATGAAGATGGCGGCGGCGGAGGCGCTGTGGGAGGGCCAGGACGCCGCGCCGTTCTCGATCTTCGCCTACGGGGACGTGGACAAGGGGCACAACAGTGTCGCCTTCGAGATCCCCGGCATCCTCTCCTTCCTCTCCGACAACGACTTCACCTCGCACGTCCCCGGCATCAACGACACCAACAAGGCCGAGCAGGAGAAGTACGGGCCCGGCGACTACAAGCCCAACATCCCGGTCGCCTTCTGGGGCTTCCGCCTGATGATCGGCTTCGGCATGACATCCTTCGCCCTCGGTCTCGCGGGCCTGTGGCTGACCAGGAAGAAGTTCATGCTGCCGCAGCACCTGCGCGTCGCCGAGGACGAGATCCCGCACCTCGTGCTGTGGCGGGACAAGGTGCTCAGCCCCCGCTTCACACAGCTTTTCTGGCTCGCCGCACTCGCCACGATGTGCTTCCCGCTCCTGTCGAACTCGGCGGGCTGGATCTTCACCGAGACGGGCCGTCAACCCTGGGCGGTGTACGGCCTCTTCAAGACGGCCGACGCGGTCTCGCCCGGCGTCTCGCAGGCCGAGGTGATCATCTCGCTGAGCGCCTTCACGCTCCTGTACGCGGTGCTCGCCTTCATCGAGTCCAAGCTCCTGGTGAAGTACGCGAAGGCCGGGCCGCCCGAACTCACCGAGGCCGATCTGCACCCGCCCACGCGCATCGGCGGCCCGCCCGGACCGGCCCGTACGGGCCGGGACACGGCGGAGAGCTCGCCGGGGGACGACCGTGACGCGGCCCGCGAGGACGCGCGTGACGACAACGATGACGACGCCGACCGGCCGATGGCCTTCTCCTACTGAGCCCGAAGGAGGGAAACGACCATGGAACTCCACGACGTCTGGTTCGTGCTGATCGCCGTCCTGTGGACCGGCTACTTCTTCCTGGAGGGCTTCGACTTCGGCGTCGGCGTCCTGACGAAGCTGCTGGCCAGGGACCGCACCGAGAGGCGGGTCCTGATCAACACCATCGGCCCGGTCTGGGACGGCAACGAGGTCTGGCTGCTCGCGGCGGGCGGCGCGACCTTCGCCGCCTTCCCCGAGTGGTACGCGACGCTCTTCTCGGGCTTCTACCTGCCGCTCCTGGTCATCCTGCTGTGCCTCATCGTGCGCGGCGTCGCCTTCGAGTACCGCCACAAGCGGGACGAGGAGCGCTGGCAGCGCAACTGGGAACACGCCATCTTCTGGTGCTCCCTGCTGCCCGCCTTCCTGTGGGGCGTCGCCTTCGCGAACATCGTGCGCGGGGTGAAGATCGACCGCGACCTGGAGTACGTGGGCAGCCTCGGCGACCTCCTCAACCCCTACGCGCTGCTCGGCGGGCTCGTCACGCTGAGCCTCTTCACCTTCCACGGCACGGTGTTCACCGGGCTCAAGACCGCCGGTGACATCCGGCACCGGGCCCGCGCCCTGGCGCTCCGGCTCGGGCTCGTCACCGCCGTACTCGCGCTCGGCTTCCTCGCCTG comes from Streptomyces sp. Tu6071 and encodes:
- a CDS encoding cytochrome ubiquinol oxidase subunit I — translated: MDLALAPETLARWQFGITTVYHFLFIPLTISLAALTAGLETAWVRTGKEKYLSATKFWGKLFLINIAMGVVTGIVQEFQFGMNWSDYSRFVGDVFGAPLAFEALIAFFFESTFIGLWIFGWDKLPKKLHLATIWMVSIGTILSAYFILAANSWMQHPVGYRVNKGSGRAELTDFWAVLTQEMTLTQMFHTLAASFLTGGAFIVGIAAWHLGRKRRAKHDKRHIATMKTSLRLGLVTLVVAGLLTAISGDSLGKVMFKQQPMKMAAAEALWEGQDAAPFSIFAYGDVDKGHNSVAFEIPGILSFLSDNDFTSHVPGINDTNKAEQEKYGPGDYKPNIPVAFWGFRLMIGFGMTSFALGLAGLWLTRKKFMLPQHLRVAEDEIPHLVLWRDKVLSPRFTQLFWLAALATMCFPLLSNSAGWIFTETGRQPWAVYGLFKTADAVSPGVSQAEVIISLSAFTLLYAVLAFIESKLLVKYAKAGPPELTEADLHPPTRIGGPPGPARTGRDTAESSPGDDRDAAREDARDDNDDDADRPMAFSY
- the cydB gene encoding cytochrome d ubiquinol oxidase subunit II, translating into MELHDVWFVLIAVLWTGYFFLEGFDFGVGVLTKLLARDRTERRVLINTIGPVWDGNEVWLLAAGGATFAAFPEWYATLFSGFYLPLLVILLCLIVRGVAFEYRHKRDEERWQRNWEHAIFWCSLLPAFLWGVAFANIVRGVKIDRDLEYVGSLGDLLNPYALLGGLVTLSLFTFHGTVFTGLKTAGDIRHRARALALRLGLVTAVLALGFLAWTQADSGNGKSLVALVVAVLALVLALLATLRGREGWAFALSGVTIAVTIAMFFLTLFPAVMPSSLNGDWSLTVENASSSPYTLRIMTWCAAVATPLVMLYQGWTYWVFRKRIGTQHIARAH